A stretch of the Microcebus murinus isolate Inina chromosome 6, M.murinus_Inina_mat1.0, whole genome shotgun sequence genome encodes the following:
- the LOC142871537 gene encoding olfactory receptor 4K14-like → MDGGNQSIVSEFVLLGLCHSWNIQILLFTVFCMLYLIIVSGNIGIVILIITDSHLYSPMYFFLANLSFVDMWLSSVTTPKMITDFLRENKTIHFGGCMSQIFFSHFIAAYEMVLLVIMAYDRYVAICKPLHYSTIMSLQKCFGLVVTSWTIGFVHSISQVVVIVQLPFCGPRDIDSFFCDTPLVIKLACMDSYNLEILMNVHCGFVAITCFILLLISYTYILLTVQQSSKTGASKALSTCTAHITVVVLFFGPCIFIYVWPLSITWMDKFLAVFYSVITPLLNPAIYTLRNKEMKNAMKRLRSYYRDSSVNV, encoded by the coding sequence ATGGATGGAGGAAATCAGTCCATAGTGTCCGAATTTGTTCTTCTGGGACTTTGCCATTCTTGGAATATTCAGATCTTACTCTTCACAGTGTTTTGTATGCTTTACCTCATCATTGTATCTGGCAATATTGGCATTGTGATCTTAATCATCACTGACTCCCATCTCTATTCTCCTATGTACTTCTTTTTGGCCAACCTGTCCTTTGTTGATATGTGGCTTTCTTCAGTCACCACTCCTAAAATGATCACAGATTTTCTCAGGGAGAATAAGACCATTCATTTTGGAGGCTGCATGTCCCAgatcttcttttctcattttattgcaGCATATGAGATGGTGCTACTGGTAAtaatggcctatgaccgctatgtggccatctgtaaACCACTCCACTACTCCACCATTATGAGTCTCCAAAAGTGTTTTGGGCTGGTGGTGACTTCCTGGACCATTGGCTTTGTGCATTCCATAAGTCAAGTGGTTGTAATTGTTCAGCTGCCATTCTGTGGTCCCAGGGACATAGACAGCTTCTTCTGTGATACACCACTGGTAATCAAGCTTGCCTGCATGGATTCCTATAATCTGGAAATATTAATGAATGTTCACTGTGGGTTTGTGGCCATAACCTGCTTTATTCTGTTGCTGATATCCTACACGTATATTCTTCTCACTGTCCAACAAAGCTCTAAAACTGGGGCATCTAAGGCACTCTCTACCTGCACTGCCCACATCACAGTGGTGGTGCTCTTCTTTGGACCCTGCATCTTCATCTATGTGTGGCCACTCAGCATCACCTGGATGGACAAATTTCTTGCTGTGTTCTACTCAGTTATTACACCTCTCCTAAATCCAGCCATTTATACCCtgagaaataaagagatgaaaaatgctATGAAGAGACTTAGAAGCTATTACAGGGATTCCAGTGTTAATGTGTAA